One Melospiza melodia melodia isolate bMelMel2 chromosome 1, bMelMel2.pri, whole genome shotgun sequence genomic window carries:
- the LOC134414590 gene encoding patched domain-containing protein 3-like, which translates to MAGPRDPAERCSCRNTNCVERPLRRLFEGLASGVAACPWPFVLVPLLLSGGLGAGFVFLPQRQENDIEGQFTPTWGPAKAERDFVRRHFPTNDSERFSAARLPTEGAYAALIAVATNGASVLDAAPWAEVLRLNATVHDAEYERLCVRTDGGCASPNELLSRWGDAGPQDPRSLRFPVNDSVFLGTALGGVETDGGRVLRARALKLQYYLREDGPEAQDSRQWLEGFLQNISSKVAELRLGSIQVTYFTSLSRQQEFEGNTKSVIPLFSITYFLTITFAIVSCLRLSCIRNNTWLASCGVLSSGLAVLSSFGLLLFCGVPFVVTVANAPFLILGVGVDDMFIMIASWEQSLRKKEKSNVKSLLAETYSEAALSVTITTLTDVLAFFIGTWTAFPSVRSFCLYTGTAFIFCYVYTLTFFGAVLVLNHKREQGNRHWLTCMRVDVGKDQAENSCLYNACCIGSCSRQPSEPEGDHPMNVFFKKYYGPFVTNKWSKVLMVLLYGAYLASSIYGCTQIREGIDLRNLANDASYVIPYYDDDDKYFSTYGPRVMVAITESVDYWNESVRLGIESCAQNLENISYVDKNLTESWLRVYTELGKRGLININSKTDFLNNLNVLFRAHPSFEWDINKTQDEIEASRFFIQTVNVTSAVDEKNLLNELREAAKQCSIPLKVYHPAFIYYDQYLVIVQNTVQNVVVAAGAMLVVSLVLIPNPLCCLWVTFAIASVIVGVAGFMTFWNVNLDSISMINLVICIGFSVDFSAHISYAFVTSGESSANKRAIEALSLLGYPVLQGAVSTILGVVVLAAASTYIFRTFFKIMFLVILFGALHGLVFIPVFLTFFGNFGSSPHNTMSISLENRFRNDKDCP; encoded by the exons ATGGCGGGGCCGCGGGACCCCGCGGAGCGCTGCTCCTGCCGCAACACCAACTGCGTGGAGCGGCCGCTGCGCCGGCTCTTCGAAGGGCTGGCGAGCGGCGTGGCCGCCTGCCCCTGGCCCTTCGTGCTGGTGCCGCTGCTGCTGTCGGGCGGGCTGGGCGCCGGCTTCGTCTTCCTACCGCAGCGGCAGGAGAACGACATCGAGGGGCAGTTCACGCCTACGTGGGGGCCCGCCAAGGCCGAGCGCGACTTCGTGCGGCGGCACTTCCCCACCAACGACTCGGAGCGCTTCTCCGCCGCGCGGCTGCCCACCGAGGGCGCCTACGCCGCCCTCATCGCCGTGGCGACGAACGGGGCCTCGGTGCTGGACGCGGCGCCGTGGGCAGAGGTGCTGCGGCTGAACGCGACCGTGCACGACGCCGAGTACGAGCGGCTCTGCGTCCGCACCGACggcggctgtgccagccccaacGAGCTGCTGTCGCGGTGGGGCGATGCGGGACCGCAGGACCCGAGGAGCCTCCGCTTCCCCGTCAACGACAGCGTCTTCCTGGGGACCGCGCTGGGCGGCGTGGAGACGGACGGCGGGCGGGTGCTCAGGGCGCGGGCCCTGAAGCTGCAGTATTACCTGCGGGAGGACGGCCCCGAGGCGCAGGACAGCCGGCAGTGGCTGGAGGGCTTCCTGCAGAACATCTCGTCCAAAGTGGCGGAGTTGCGCCTCGGCTCCATTCAG GTGACTTATTTTACCTCGCTGTCCAGACAACAAGAGTTTGAAGGAAATACCAAGAGTGTGATCCCCCTCTTCTCGATAACATATTTCTTGACAATAACCTTTGCAATCGTCTCTTGCCTAAG ACTGAGCTGTATAAGAAATAATACCTGGCTTGCAAGCTGTGGAGTGCTTTCTTCTGGCTTAGCTGTATTGAGCAGCTTTGGATTGCTGCTGTTCTGTGGAGTGCCGTTTGTGGTCACTGTAGCAAATGCACCATTCCTCATTCTGG GGGTTGGCGTTGATGACATGTTCATCATGATTGCTTCCTGGGAACAAAgtttaaggaaaaaagagaaatccaATGTTAAATCTCTGCTGGCTGAGACTTATTCAGAGGCAGCACTTTCTGTGACCATCACCACTCTGACGGATGTTTTGGCCTTCTTCATTGGCACCTGGACTGCTTTTCCGTCCGTGAGGTCTTTCTGCCTCTATACAGGGACAGCTTTTATCTTCTGCTATGTATATACCTTGACCTTCTTTGGGGCAGTTCTGGTATTAAATCACAAAAGGGAGCAAGGGAACCGGCACTGGCTGACTTGTATGCGTGTGGATGTAGGTAAAGATCAGGCTGAGAACTCCTGCTTGTACAATGCTTGCTGTATCGGCAGCTGTTCTAGGCAGCCATCTGAGCCAGAAGGTGACCATCCAATGAACGTGTTCTTTAAGAAGTATTATGGCCCTTTTGTTACAAATAAATGGAGCAAGGTGCTCATGGTGTTGCTCTACGGAGCATATTTGGCCAGCAGCATTTATGGGTGTACTCAGATCAGGGAAGGCATCGATCTCCGAAATCTGGCAAATGATGCCTCCTATGTTATTCCATactatgatgatgatgacaaatACTTCTCCACATATGGACCCAGGGTCATGGTTGCCATTACTGAGAGTGTAGATTATTGGAACGAGTCGGTGCGTCTTGGTATTGAGAGCTGTGCACAGAATTTAGAGAACATTTCCTATGTAGATAAGAACCTCACAGAGTCGTGGCTGAGAGTATACACAGAACTTGGCAAAAGGGGTTTGATAAATATAAACAGTAAAACTGACTTCTTAAATAACTTAAATGTACTGTTCAGAGCTCATCCCAGTTTTGAGTGGGACATAAACAAGACTCAGGATGAAATAGAGGCTTCACGTTTCTTCATCCAGACAGTGAACGTGACATCAGCCGTGGATGAGAAGAACCTCCTCAATGAGTTAAGAGAGGCAGCCAAGCAGTGCAGCATTCCACTGAAGGTGTATCACCCAGCCTTCATCTACTACGACCAGTACCTGGTAATAGTGCAGAACACTGTTCAGAACGTTGTGGTTGCTGCCGGGGCCATGCTCGTTGTGTCCCTCGTGCTCATTCCCAACCCGTTGTGCTGCTTGTGGGTGACCTTTGCTATAGCCTCTGTTATAGTTGGCGTTGCTGGTTTCATGACGTTCTGGAACGTCAACCTCGATTCCATATCCATGATCAACCTGGTCATTTGCATTGGGTTTTCAGTAGATTTTTCTGCTCATATTTCCTATGCCTTTGTTACGAGTGGAGAGTCATCGGCCAATAAAAGGGCAATTgaagctctgtccctgctgggttACCCAGTTCTACAAGGTGCAGTTTCTACAATACTGGGTGTAGTTGTCCTGGCTGCAGCGAGCACCTACATCTTTAGGACATTCTTCAAGATCATGTTCCTTGTTATTTTGTTTGGGGCTCTTCATGGTCTTGTTTTTATTCCAgtgtttttaacattttttggAAACTTTGGCAGTTCACCTCACAATACCATGTCTATAAGTTTAGAGAATAGGTTTAGAAATGATAAGGACTGTCCATGA
- the LOC134429375 gene encoding mycocerosic acid synthase-like: MHNCWTGLTVLLSCVAPEMEIETADEVAIVGIACNFPGGDGIDNFWKVLVEGKNCTVEIPPERFNTKEWYDADGNKPGKICTTRAALLDEFNSFDNHLFGINNMEAERMDPQQKLLMECTYKALEDAGVPVESISGTKTGVFIGLMNRDYEIMASRAVNEINHYDGTGTAMSIAANRVSFTFNLTGPSLTVDTACSSFLFALHYALRAIKSGDCEAAICGGVNCIIHPRTFVSLTKAKMISPEGISKPFSKKADGYGRGEGCGVVFLKPLKKAKEDYSKIWGVINISAVNQNGRSITPITRPSQIEQEKLLRSIYGSRVDPSVVQYIEAHGTGTAAGDPTEAESLGNVISKKRSSRVSILKIGSVKGNIGHTESAAGAAGLIKVLLMMHHGKIVPSLHYSKEMSSIDTEKLNLAVATAVEPWEESSEYGRVAGVNCFGFGGTNAHVVVRQVKQPEPLPAFKKPLELVLLSAASPKSLQMTMADTAEQLSARNSVTLPSLAYTSACRRSHASYRYRKAFVTNSLQHLQQELRSAASTEPAISKAEPQLVFVFCGNGVTLKEFSEALLSSEPVFRDKCKEIEDLFQQHAAISLLPARNHSPKDLLNPELCQPLLFALQVAVASLLKHWGIKPVAVVGHSVGEVAAAHIAGYLSLADAVKVIYHRSRLQAKTPSGRMLVVGNIPVEEIAERLHAYSGKVCIAAFNSPISCTLSGSVEAVEAVQRELAEAFRQRNIFLHVLNVPAAYHSPSMDMILGELEEQIEPLEKQKGEMEVISTLTGMAASENDFSQGKFWAQHTREPVAFTRAIQTAARGRENVVFVEISPHRALQRSIKETLGKGTKVLSSLQTDAEYQTLFTLVGNLFELGFNPNWQHFYNGYQSVPVAIPRYQFDRQKLMSLDIPQHASRSGVSASHSLIYGINSDNLEFGCLVSQETTPYLYEHKNNGVALVPGAFYVELGLASVMSSSEAKVPLSTCQLSISFSAPCVLTQNSQVLSIKLSPQKAMTTFEVLSSSNAVYAAGQVAKGLEGVVEESSISLQAIYQRCKSVISREELYEALSQVGFQYGSIFRQLSDVHYCQELKEAITSIKVNEETARDMYSYCIHPVLLDCFLQMTAVLTSRTLHSRAGFPSGIGSLVVLRPLQEEMMIYMRMSKSTGNCLEVCGCFVDKHGSVLAELKRVAITFMKESSSRDNEFLFQNKWKEVSLSQTIGHLGFKPRVLVFADKFGIAEQLKKHLHPASTYVMYEGWDCLVEGDAQNKMRAEVKDYDEILFLWGIQKLNEDSSRKAVDQLAKCCEAYRQVVVALREKRSRCSVRVITYRTTERYVDHINCAFALYGMTRACIVEFPEITFQLIDLSSSTSLDISVLADVLIKYKGGDYPEVCISQGRIYVSEIRRTPFVDADYTQPVRSLQKSQSFTLYTSDPYTAKDLSGELSSGTATQLDKQSVEIQVDKICLHSEDYFPISVSSCNFGNTLYWNSQAGDKHRLLALDFSGTVTATGSDVKKVKVGDHVVSCYPTAASSRVQIPGTVCFHARKFPFLQNVPSVSYFIIAWEIFTQRLPKGKHGRTLGIITTEPSSVLCHVLSAAAEGMGWRTVLAKPTPNVLQYINLCSALVILPPVNRLSQEDLAHMSFLKDVVIVCGRQQSECIQNVSEIGHENVSFHILAVAHLFQKAPLKEVQKTIHAWISSMDMKWFRNLSGSVFQQTENFEGLNSVMSYFTCTSVPLAVLRRQKDISVLSDIPLYEPQKQLFKQNAVYVVVGGLTGLGFETVKFIAENGGGCIAILSRRIPSSEKQEELRALQQQYKGSKVVSVQCDVTLSSDVEKAFQSIATTFVGSPIKGVFQSAVAIHDGHLEVLKLADFHKVLSPKVAGTLNLHWATRDQELDYFVCYSSVASFLGNATQTNYAAANSFLDLFCLYRRNCGLSGQAINWGALNLGILLNQDLIQSILESKGVDILQVHEIHDYLRKTLLINNPQQSVAKLNFHTLYHHVFRQIISLKSRFVTLMSEDYMNKMETSEEAEVPETAFLKSEDYITSLMSDLTGVNADELTMNTPLSSLGMDSMLAMTIQNRVFRERKVDIPVVKLLDPHTTLSSLVAVFEETSDADGTAGKKNAVIESAENGSWL; this comes from the exons GGCTCATGAATCGAGACTATGAAATCATGGCCAGCAGAGCTGTGAATGAAATAAATCATTATGATGGTACTGGAACAGCAATGAGCATTGCTGCCAACAGGGTCTCTTTCACATTTAATCTGACTGGACCATCTCTGACTGTCGACACTGCGTGTTCGTCTTTTCTTTTTGCTCTGCACTATGCCTTGCGAGCCATTAAATCAG GAGACTGTGAGGCAGCGATCTGTGGTGGGGTGAACTGCATCATTCACCCCCGCACCTTTGTATCTCTCACTAAAGCCAAAATGATCTCTCCAGAGGGCATAAGCAAACCCTTCTCCAAAAAAGCAGATGGCTATGGAAGGGGAGAAGGCTGTGGTGTTGTTTTCCTCAAACCGCTGAAAAAG GCAAAGGAAGACTACAGCAAAATCTGGGGTGTGATAAACATCAGTGCAGTCAATCAGAATGGTAGGTCCATAACTCCAATCACGAGACCGTCTCAAATAGAGCAAGAGAAGTTACTGCGCAGCATTTATGGAAGTCGTGTTGATCCCTCAGTTGTGCAGTACATTGAAGCCCATGGCACAGGAACTGCTGCTGGAGATCCTACAGAAGCTGAAAGCCTTGGTAATGTCATTAGCAAAAAGAGGTCTTCCCGAGTTTCCATTCTGAAAATCGGTTCAGTGAAAGGAAATATTGGACACACTGAatcagctgctggagcagccgGGTTAATCAAAGTGCTCCTGATGATGCATCATGGGAAGATTGTTCCATCCTTGCATTACTCAAAGGAGATGAGCAGCATCGATACGGAGAAATTAAACCTTGCTGTTGCCACTGCTGTAGAGCCCTGGGAAGAATCCAGTGAATATGGAAGAGTAGCTGGCGTCAACTGCTTTGGATTTGGAGGAACCAATGCTCATGTTGTAGTCAGGCAGGTGAAGCAGCCAGAGCCTCTTCCTGCCTTTAAGAAGCCCCTGGAATTAGTTCTGCTGTCAGCGGCATCCCCTAAGTCCCTTCAGATGACAATGGCCGACACAGCTGAGCAGCTGAGCGCAAGGAACTCCGTAACTCTCCCAAGCCTGGCCTATACCTCTGCCTGCAGAAGAAGCCACGCCAGCTACAGGTACCGAAAAGCATTTGTCACAAATTCCCTCCAACACTTGCAGCAAGAGCTGAGGTCGGCAGCGAGCACGGAACCTGCCATATCCAAAGCAGAACCACAGCTGGTGTTTGTGTTCTGCGGCAACGGTGTCACGCTGAAGGAGTTCAGTGAGGCACTGCTGAGCTCAGAGCCGGTGTTCAGAGACAAGTGTAAGGAAATAGAAGACCTTTTTCAGCAGCATGCTGCCATCAGCCTCCTGCCAGCAAGAAATCATAGCCCAAAGGACTTGTTGAATCCAGAGCTTTGTCAGCCCTTGCTGTTTGCCCTGCAGGTTGCTGTAGCTTccctcctgaagcactggggtatCAAGCCCGTTGCTGTTGTTGGCCACTCGGTGGGGGAGGTTGCTGCTGCACACATTGCTGGGTACCTGTCCCTGGCAGATGCTGTCAAAGTGATTTATCACCGGAGCAGGCTGCAGGCAAAGACTCCCAGTGGCAGAATGCTGGTGGTTGGAAACATCCCCGTTGAAGAGATTGCTGAACGCCTGCATGCCTACTCAGGAAAGGTGTGCATTGCTGCTTTCAACAGCCCCATTTCCTGCACCTTGTCTGGGAGCGTAGAGGCTGTGGAAGCTGTCCAGAGAGAGTTAGCTGAAGCTTTCAGACAGCGAAACATCTTTCTTCATGTTTTAAATGTTCCAGCTGCGTACCACAGCCCCAGCATGGACATGATACTtggggagctggaggagcagatAGAGCCTTTGGAAAAGCAGAAGGGGGAAATGGAAGTGATTTCAACACTGACTGGCATGGCTGCATCTGAAAATGACTTTTCTCAGGGCAAATTCTGGGCGCAGCATACTCGTGAGCCTGTTGCTTTCACACGAGCCATCCAAACTGCAGCCAGAGGCAGGGAAAACGTGGTGTTTGTGGAAATAAGTCCTCACCGAGCACTGCAGCGAAGCATAAAAGAAACGCTAGGGAAAGGCACAAAGGTCTTGTCCTCTTTGCAAACAGATGCAGAATATCAGACGCTCTTCACTCTGGTAGGAAATCTGTTTGAACTGGGATTTAATCCCAACTGGCAGCACTTTTATAATGGGTATCAAAGTGTTCCTGTGGCCATTCCACGATATCAATTTGATCGCCAAAAACTCATGAGCCTGGATATCCCTCAACATGCAAGCCGAAGCGGTGTCAGCGCCAGTCATTCTTTGATTTACGGCATAAACAGTGACAACTTGGAGTTTGGCTGCCTGGTGTCCCAGGAAACGACACCGTACTTATATGAGCACAAGAACAATGGGGTGGCCTTAGTCCCTGGTGCTTTCTATGTGGAGCTTGGTCTGGCCTCTGTGATGAGCAGCTCAGAAGCCAAAGTGCCTCTGAGCACTTGCCAGCTGAGTATCAGTTTTTCTGCACCGTGTGTTCTTACACAGAATTCCCAAGTGCTGAGTATCAAGCTGAGTCCACAAAAAGCCATGACAACCTTTGAGGTTCTCTCTTCCTCCAACGCAGTTTATGCTGCTGGCCAAGTGGCCAAGGGCCTTGAAGGTGTGGTGGAAGAAAGCAGCATCTCCTTGCAAGCCATCTATCAAAGATGCAAGTCAGTGATTAGCAGAGAGGAGCTTTATGAAGCACTGTCTCAGGTTGGCTTTCAGTATGGCTCCATATTCAGGCAGCTCAGTGATGTGCATTATTGCCAGGAGCTAAAGGAAGCTATAACAAGCATAAAGGTGAATGAGGAGACCGCCAGAGACATGTACAGCTACTGTATCCACCCAGTGCTGCTCGACTGCTTTCTGCAGATGACCGCTGTCCTGACCTCAAGGACGCTCCACTCCAGAGCAGGCTTTCCTTCAGGGATAGGCAGCCTGGTGGTGCTCCGCCCgctgcaggaggaaatgatgataTACATGAGAATGAGCAAATCCACCGGGAACTGCCTTGAGGTCTGTGGGTGCTTTGTGGACAAACACGGCTCTGTTTTGGCCGAGCTCAAGCGCGTTGCCATCACTTTCATGAAGGAATCGTCTTCCAGAGACAATGAGTTTCTGTTTCAAAACAAATGGAAAGAAGTCTCCCTTTCACAGACAATTGGACATCTGGGGTTTAAGCCCAGAGTCCTTGTGTTTGCAGACAAATTTGGGATAGCTGAGCAGCTCAAAAAACACTTGCATCCTGCTTCGACATATGTTATGTATGAAGGCTGGGATTGCCTCGTGGAAGGCGATGCACAGAACAAAATGAGAGCAGAGGTTAAGGACTATGATGAAATTCTCTTCCTGTGGGGAATCCAAAAGTTGAATGAAGATTCCTCGAGGAAAGCAGTagatcagttggcaaagtgctgCGAAGCCTATCGCCAGGTAGTGGTGGCCCTAAGAGAGAAGAGGTCTCGCTGCTCCGTCAGAGTGATCACCTACAGAACAACAGAGAGATATGTGGACCACATTAACTGTGCGTTTGCATTGTATGGCATGACCAGAGCCTGTATTGTTGAATTTCCAGAAATCACATTTCAGTTGATTGACCTCAGCTCCTCCACTTCCCTGGACATCTCAGTGTTAGCAGATGTTCTTATCAAGTACAAAGGTGGGGATTATCCAGAAGTCTGCATCAGCCAGGGAAGAATTTATGTGTCCGAAATCAGACGCACACCTTTTGTAGATGCAGATTACACCCAACCCGTAAGATCACTCCAGAAATCACAATCATTCACTTTGTACACTTCTGATCCATACACAGCAAAAGACTTGTCTGGGGAATTATCCAGTGGCACTGCAACTCAGCTTGACAAACAGAGTGTTGAAATTCAAGTGGATAAAATTTGTTTGCACTCAGAAGATTATTTTCCCATTAGTGTTTCTAGCTGTAACTTTGGTAATACCCTATATTGGAACtcccaggctggggacaaacaCAGGCTTCTAGCTCTTGATTTCAGTGGCACAGTCACTGCAACAGGCAGTGATGTGAAAAAAGTGAAAGTGGGAGATCACGTGGTTTCATGTTATCCCACTGCTGCATCATCCAGAGTTCAGATTCCAGGAACAGTTTGTTTCCATGCAAGGAAATTCCCATTCCTCCAGAATGTCCCTAGTGTGTCATACTTCATCATTGCATGGGAAATCTTCACTCAGAGGTTACCCAAAGGAAAACATGGCAGAACATTGGGTATTATTACTACAGAGCCATCCTCAGTTCTGTGCCATGTTCTTTCTGCAGCAGCGGAAGGGATGGGTTGGAGAACAGTCCTTGCAAAGCCCACTCCTAACGTGTTGCAGTATATCAACCTGTGCAGTGCCCTTGTTATTCTTCCTCCAGTCAACAGACTGTCTCAGGAGGACCTGGCCCACATGTCCTTTCTTAAAGATGTGGTGATCGTGTGCGGCAGGCAACAGTCAGAATGCATCCAGAATGTCAGTGAAATTGGTCATGAAAACGTCAGCTTTCATATCCTTGCTGTTGCCCACCTTTTCCAGAAAGCACCTCTAAAGGAAGTGCAGAAGACCATACATGCCTGGATCAGTTCCATGGATATGAAATGGTTTAGAAATCTTTCAGGTTCTGTTTTTCAGCAGACTGAGAACTTTGAAGGGCTAAATTCTGTGATGTCCTATTTCACCTGCACTTCTGTCCCCCTTGCTGTCCTGAGGAGGCAGAAGGACATCAGTGTGCTTTCAGATATCCCATTGTACGAGCCCCAGAAGCAGCTGTTCAAGCAGAATGCTGTTTATGTAGTAGTTGGGGGGCTCACTGGACTTGGCTTTGAAACAGTGAAATTCATAGCTGAGAATGGGGGAGGGTGTATTGCAATTCTGTCCAGGAGAATTCCCAGCAGTGAGAAGCAAGAAGAGTTAAGGGCTTTGCAGCAGCAGTACAAAGGGAGCAAAGTAGTGTCTGTGCAGTGTGATGTGACTTTGAGCAGCGATGTTGAGAAAGCTTTCCAGTCCATTGCCACCACCTTTGTGGGGAGTCCCATCAAAGGGGTGTTCCAAAGTGCTGTTGCTATACACGACGGCCACCTTGAAGTGCTGAAGCTGGCTGACTTCCACAAAGTGCTGAGCCCAAAAGTAGCAGGGACCCTAAATCTTCACTGGGCTACCAGAGACCAGGAGCTTGACTACTTTGTGTGCTACTCCTCTGTTGCTTCCTTTCTGGGCAATGCCACCCAGACAAACTATGCAGCTGCAAACTCTTTCCTGGATCTCTTCTGCCTCTACAGGAGGAACTGTGGGCTCTCAGGCCAGGCCATTAACTGGGGTGCTTTGAACCTCGGCATTCTGCTCAACCAAGACCTCATTCAGAGCATTCTGGAATCCAAGGGCGTAGACATTCTGCAAGTGCATGAAATTCATGACTATCTCAGGAAGACCTTACTTATAAACAACCCGCAGCAATCTGTTGCCAAATTGAACTTTCACACTTTGTATCATCATGTTTTTCGTCAGATTATTTCCCTCAAAAGTCGCTTTGTAACACTTATGTCAGAAGATTACATGAACAAGATGGAAACGTCTGAGGAAGCTGAAGTCCCCGAGACTGCCTTTCTCAAATCTGAGGACTACATCACCTCACTGATGAGTGACCTCACAGGAGTGAATGCAGATGAACTAACCATGAATACGCCACTTTCGTCTTTGGGCATGGACTCGATGTTAGCCATGACAATTCAGAACCGTGTCTTTCGGGAGAGAAAGGTGGACATACCCGTTGTGAAACTGCTTGATCCTCACACAACTCTGTCAAGTTTAGTGGCGGTGTTTGAAGAAACAAGCGATGCAGATGGAACAGCTGGAAAGAAGAATGCTGTGATTGAAAGTGCAGAAAATGGGAGCTGGCTATAG